The proteins below are encoded in one region of Chrysemys picta bellii isolate R12L10 chromosome 4, ASM1138683v2, whole genome shotgun sequence:
- the C4H16orf54 gene encoding LOW QUALITY PROTEIN: transmembrane protein C16orf54 homolog (The sequence of the model RefSeq protein was modified relative to this genomic sequence to represent the inferred CDS: deleted 2 bases in 2 codons) gives MPPSLATSPQLPPPSPPPAPPCTACLVPMVALAGVAGLFVVISALLGERLFRGARARGVPSVWRRGGALWIEPAAPAQPDGAPQAETGDLWIPRPPPSAEDWYRGPAGGSGSGTSSGIHSGVPESSGSSTALWDAEAPAWGAQPHVTLQDISDFFRRGGGRGP, from the exons ATGCCCCCGTCTCTGGCCACCAGCCCCCAGCTCCCGCCCCCttcgccgccccccgccccgccctgcacCGCCTGCCTGGTGCCCATGGTGGCGCTGGCCGGGGTGGCCGGCCTCTTCGTGGTAATCTCGGCTCTGCTGGGCGAGCGGCTCTTCCggggggcccgggcccggggggTGCCCAGCGTGTGGCGCCGGGGCGGGGCTCTGTGGATCGAGCCGgcggccccggcccagccggaTGGAGCCCCCCAGGCGGAGACGGGCGACCTGTGGATCccgcgc cccccgcccagcgCTGAGGACTGGTACCGG GGGCCCGCCGGCGGCTCGGGGAGCGGCACCTCCAGCGGCATCCACTCGGGGGTGCCAGAGAGCTCCGGCAGCAGCACGGCCTTGTGGGACGCCGAGGCGCCGGCCTGGGGAGCCCAGCCCCACGTCACCCTGCAGGACATCTCCGACTTCTTCCGgcgcggaggggggagggggccgtGA